The following nucleotide sequence is from Osmia lignaria lignaria isolate PbOS001 chromosome 16, iyOsmLign1, whole genome shotgun sequence.
GCCGGGACAAAAATTTAAACGCCGTCCtgggaaatcccagaaaaatTCAACGATAAATTTGCGTCGCTTTAAAAGGGTTGGGAGGAAAGAAGAATATAGGAGGGCCGAGTGTAACCCTTTAAGTGGTGCGAACGTGTTTACACGGCTAGCGATCGCATTAGTGAAAGAAAGATTAAAATTGCCATTCTGAGCGATTAaaggaaattaatattaatattcttattctGACGTGAAACAATTCTATAGTACTCGAAATTTCGTGGCGATCGTTACTCGAGATTGACACGACCAGTGAACACCGACAAATTATTGTCATTCCATTGGGTCATCCCGTTAGTCATGATTAAGCAAATTTCATACCCCGGCTATTAATATTAGAGCGGTTGACCGCGCGATGTCCACAAAATTCCCCTGGCTAGTATAGAATGCATATACTGACCCGACAACTACCCGCCACTAGCAAACTTCCTGAAGTTGATTAAACCGGAAAAGGCTTCGGCTACTGCCGCGGCGCGTCGAGACGGCTTTATTTCGGataattaaacaattattacttAACCCGAGAAAGGATAGCGCGACAAGTACATAATTAATgctacaataaaatatttacaaagtgTTAAACCATCTAGAAATGTTGAACTATGCCGGATAATCATGcatttaaacaatattttaaagtGTAAAGAAagctttgatttaattttaaattgaaaacagaTATGTTGTCATTAATATTGTCATTAATATTAGCCTTACCtaattaacattttcattaattaactaAGACTAGACATTAATATACATTTCTAATTGTAAATATCATGTATAGTATCGAGCATAATAGGCTCCACGCGGAAAAATAGTGATTTTTCTGCTGTCGTCTAGAAACGCGgctccccttttagtcgcctcttacgacaagcAGGGGTTACTGAGGGCGTATTCTACCACCCCCGCCCTCAGGGGAAAATCATGCCTATACTAACACAATCTAAAGGTATTTTCCGCGAGATTAACATTTATAACACGAATTGCGGGTTTCGCGTCGGGTACGGATTTCTTATAGGTGACAGTAGTATTAAAAAAAACCGATCGGTAAGTTATTGACTAATTTACGCCGCTTCTGTGTAGATGGTGCTATGATCCAATTCTGGAAATCAGtaatggcggtctttttaacaTACAAgtttgttaaacaattattttcataatttttcgaCCTTGTGCTGATTTTGACTGACTTACAAATAATAGAATCAAAGAAAGCCATTTGAGATTCTTGTGATTCTTTtgagatttttttttataggCGATTTAATTTTGCAACTAATTTATAATTACCGTGACGCCAGCAAAAGCTTCATAATGAAGATGAAGGCATCTGGTATCAGTTAAAGTAAAACTAAAGAATTCGCGTAGTAATTGCGGTACTTTTAAAAGAATATGATGCATAAATATCAAAAGGTCTTCAGCTACCTTCATTTATGTTGGCAAGCTAGATTTCTGAAACATCGATCGTCTAAAACATGCTAGAAAATACGAACACGAGTTCTTTGCATACATCTGCCAGCAAGCCTATGTTCTGTTTAAAGTAATGGCGTTTGCAACAAAAAGTTTGCggcatttatataaaatatataatggaAATAGAGCAAGTGTATATTCGGCGCTTCGCGTACCGATCGTACGAATATCAGTTGTTCAAACCGCACAAAGACATTATTATAACACTGAGAGTAAGTAACTCTAAAAAACGTAACCTTTCCTAATGGAAACATTCGTAGTCACGACATTATTTGTAATGAAATTGTTGgattattaaaagaaatgattattaattatttatcgccATTGAATAACAAATTTCTAAGCTTCTAATTCATGTCTCATAACCAACTTTAATAAAAACGTTTAATTGATGTTTTTTTATAGCACATAGACCAAAAATAACAGGTAGTTTAACGAATATACAATCAGCTGGAGGAACTGTTCAATCCCTAACACAGGAAAGATTAGATAATAAGAAAGTAGATGAAGAACAAAAGGAAGAAgcagaggagaaagagagacgagAACAATCACAAAGACTGCTTAAATATAGTTTTGCATTTCTGGGAGCATTCACCACCATTGGACTatcttatataatatataatttaacaAAAACCAAGTATGATGAACATGGAAATGTTATTGAAGATGAATTCTCAAATTTACCATTCTATGAAAGAATATATAAAACACTCAGGagagaatttaattattatactaaGGTATAAAATCTATAATTCCTATtagaaaatatgtataatacTTTACAATAACATGATATTTTCAGATGGTACAGGAACCTAGTAGAGATAAGCTACTTCCAGATCCACTCAAATATCCTTACATTCAACCACCATACACTTTGGTATTAGAATTAACAGATGTTCTTGTACATCCTGATTGGACAGTAAGTTGcatatttgttaaaatatatttaacattatttcgTATAAACATttacttattaattaataatatagtatGAAACTGGTTGGAGGTTTAAAAAACGACCTGGAGTGGACCAATTTCTAGAAGCTGTAGCTCCACCACAATTTGAAATTGTTGTATATACAGCAGAACAAGGAATGGTAAAAAAAATCttgattatttattcaaaagTAACATACATTATTTctatgtattataattaatttatgtaatttttagACTGTTTTCCCTATTTTGGATATCTTAGATCCTAATGGATATATCATGTACAGATTAGTAAGAGACACAACGCGTTTTGTTGATGGTCATCATGTTAAGGATTTAGATGCTCTTAACCGCGATCTTCGTAAAGTGAGTACTTAATCTATGGTTTATATAAAAGTTAAACACTTTTTTATATACTTAACTAAATATTTTACAGGTTATAGTAATTGACTGGAATTCACAAAGTACGAAGTTCCATCCTGAAAACACTTTGAGATTACCCCAATGGACTGGAAATGATGATGATACAACATTGTATGATTTAGCTG
It contains:
- the LOC117600754 gene encoding mitochondrial import inner membrane translocase subunit TIM50-C, with the translated sequence MAFATKSLRHLYKIYNGNRASVYSALRVPIVRISVVQTAQRHYYNTETHRPKITGSLTNIQSAGGTVQSLTQERLDNKKVDEEQKEEAEEKERREQSQRLLKYSFAFLGAFTTIGLSYIIYNLTKTKYDEHGNVIEDEFSNLPFYERIYKTLRREFNYYTKMVQEPSRDKLLPDPLKYPYIQPPYTLVLELTDVLVHPDWTYETGWRFKKRPGVDQFLEAVAPPQFEIVVYTAEQGMTVFPILDILDPNGYIMYRLVRDTTRFVDGHHVKDLDALNRDLRKVIVIDWNSQSTKFHPENTLRLPQWTGNDDDTTLYDLAAFLKTILATNVDDVREVLNYYKQFDNPLQVFRENQRKLLMQMEEEESKAQQESNKVLTSRWKSTFNRNP